A window of the Arachis duranensis cultivar V14167 chromosome 5, aradu.V14167.gnm2.J7QH, whole genome shotgun sequence genome harbors these coding sequences:
- the LOC107489206 gene encoding uncharacterized protein LOC107489206, with amino-acid sequence MGIKCPCKGGQSFIDSNPPKQASNLPSNSYGILPSSTKVDEYKAKMPVPQKFCQEERDKQFARFAEYLKTLEIKIPFAEALEQIPSYAKFMKDILSHKKDWRETQIVLLTEECSAIIQNSLPKKLKDPRSFMIPCTIGDACTRTALCDLGASINLIPASLIKKLCLTEEVKPTRMCLQLADGFIKIPSGLIEDMIVRVRPFDFPIDFVVLDMEGHKSAFLILGRLFLVTGRTLIDVEQGEVTLRVNEKKFVLNAVKAMQHPDIPEECMSIDFIDSLVEEVNMAESSKDRLDDILNDTQPD; translated from the coding sequence atgggcattaaatgcccatgCAAGGGAGGTCAGTCATTCATTGATAGCAACCCTCCAAAGCAAGCTAGTAACCTACCTTCCAACTCATATGGCATTCTACCTTCATCAACCAAGGTTGATGAATACAAAGCTAAGATGCCAGTTCCTCAGAAATTCTGTCAAGAAGAAAGGGATAAACAGTTTGCCCGCTTCGCAGAATATCTCAAAACATTAGAGATAAAGATCCCTTTTGCAGAAGCTCTTGAACAGATACCTTCTTATGCAAAGTTCATGAAGGATAttctaagtcataagaaggattggagagagacACAAATAGTCCTCCTCACTGAGGAATGCAGTGCAATAATTCAGAATAGCTTACCAAAGAAGCTTAAAGACCCTAGAagttttatgataccatgcactaTAGGCGATGCTTGTACAAggacagctctatgtgaccttggagcaagcatcaacctaatacctgcttCTTTAATAAAGAAGCTCTGTTTGACTgaggaagtcaaaccaacccgcatgtgccttcaacttgctgatgggtTTATTAAGATACCATCAGGActaatagaggacatgattgtcaggGTTAGACCCTTTGACTTTCCCATTGACTTTGTGGTATTGGACATGGAGGGGCACAAGAGTGCATTCCTTATTCTAGGAAGACTTTTCCTAGTTACAGGACGGACCCTCATTGATGTTGAACAAGGGGAAGTAACTCTAAGAGTCAACGAGAAAAAGTTCGTACTGAATGCTGTCAaggctatgcagcatccagacattCCTGAGGAATGCATGAGCATTGACTTCATTGATTccctggtggaagaggtcaacaTGGCCGAAAGCTCCAAGGACAGGCTTGATGATATCCTCAATGATACTCAGCCTGATTAA